The proteins below are encoded in one region of Rhizobacter sp.:
- the rnhB gene encoding ribonuclease HII has translation MPSKKSSVPEQLGLSFDVIGLVAGVDEAGRGPLAGPVVAAAVILDELKPIRGLKDSKQLTALARERLYDEIRAKALCCSIAEASVEEIDTLNILHATMLAMRRAVEGLRLKPGKVLVDGNRLPVLKIAAEAIVKGDAKVKSISAASILAKVHRDRLCLSLHEAHPQYGFDGHKGYATAEHLAALRAHGACVHHRRSFAPVREALEGPP, from the coding sequence ATGCCATCGAAAAAGTCCTCCGTGCCTGAACAGCTCGGCCTGAGCTTCGATGTCATCGGGCTCGTGGCGGGTGTCGACGAAGCCGGGCGCGGCCCCTTGGCCGGGCCGGTGGTCGCAGCAGCTGTGATCCTGGATGAGCTGAAACCCATCCGCGGCCTCAAGGATTCGAAGCAGCTCACGGCGCTCGCGCGTGAACGCCTCTACGACGAGATCCGTGCCAAGGCGCTGTGCTGCTCGATCGCCGAGGCCTCGGTCGAGGAGATCGACACGCTCAACATCCTTCACGCGACCATGCTCGCGATGCGGCGCGCCGTCGAAGGCCTGCGCCTGAAACCCGGCAAGGTGCTGGTCGACGGCAACCGCCTGCCGGTGCTCAAGATCGCGGCCGAGGCCATCGTCAAGGGCGATGCCAAGGTGAAGTCGATCTCGGCGGCGTCCATCCTGGCCAAGGTGCACCGCGATCGGTTGTGCCTCTCGCTGCACGAGGCGCACCCGCAATACGGCTTCGATGGGCACAAGGGCTACGCCACGGCGGAGCATCTGGCGGCCTTGCGCGCGCACGGTGCCTGCGTGCACCACCGGCGCTCGTTCGCGCCGGTGCGCGAGGCGCTCGAAGGGCCACCCTGA